One genomic region from Sciurus carolinensis chromosome 2, mSciCar1.2, whole genome shotgun sequence encodes:
- the Chrm5 gene encoding muscarinic acetylcholine receptor M5 — MEGESYYNGTTVNSTLVNHQSLERHRLWEVVTIAAVTAVVSLVTIVGNVLVIISFKINSQLKTVNNYYLLSLACADLIIGVFSMNLYTTYILMGRWALGSLACDLWLALDYVASNASVMNLLVISFDRYFSITRPLTYRVKRTPKRAGIMIGLAWLISFILWAPAILCWQYLVGKRTVPPDECQIQFLSEPTITFGTAIAAFYIPVSVMTILYCRIYRETEKRTKDLADLQGSDSVAEAAKRKPAHRALLRSCFTCPQPTLAQRERNQASWSSSRRSTSTTGKPSQANDPSTDWTKAEQLTTCSSYPSSEDEEKPTTDPVFQVGYKSQEKESPKEEFSAGETKETFVKAQTEKNNYDTPKYFLSPATANKLKSQKCVAYKFRLVVKADGTQEANNGCRKVKIMPCSFPMSKDPSTKGLDPNLSHQMTKRKRMVLVKERKAAQTLSAILLAFIITWTPYNIMVLVSTFCDKCVPVTLWHLGYWLCYVNSTVNPICYALCNRTFRKTFKTLLFCRWKKKKLEEKLYWQGNSKLP; from the coding sequence ATGGAAGGTGAATCATACTACAATGGGACCACAGTTAACAGCACCCTGGTAAATCACCAGTCTTTGGAACGCCATAGACTGTGGGAAGTTGTTACCATCGCAGCTGTGACTGCTGTGGTCAGCCTAGTGACCATCGTGGGCAACGTCTTGGTCATCATCTCCTTCAAAATTAACAGTCAGCTCAAGACAGTTAACAATTACTACCTGCTAAGCCTAGCCTGTGCAGATCTCATCATTGGGGTCTTCTCCATGAACCTCTATACCACCTACATCCTCATGGGACGCTGGGCTCTTGGGAGTCTGGCTTGTGACCTGTGGCTTGCACTGGACTATGTGGCCAGTAATGCTTCTGTCATGAACCTTCTGGTGATCAGTTTTGACCGGTACTTTTCCATTACAAGACCCCTAACATATCGGGTCAAGCGTACCCCAAAGAGGGCTGGCATCATGATTGGCTTGGCCTGGCTGATCTCTTTCATCCTCTGGGCCCCAGCCATTCTCTGCTGGCAGTACTTGGTTGGGAAGCGGACAGTACCACCAGATGAGTGCCAGATTCAGTTCCTCTCTGAGCCTACCATCACTTTTGGCACTGCCATTGCTGCCTTCTACATCCCTGTTTCTGTCATGACTATCCTCTACTGCCGAATCTACCGGGAAACAGAGAAACGAACCAAGGACCTGGCTGACCTCCAGGGCTCTGACTCTGTGGCTGAAGCTGCCAAGAGAAAGCCAGCTCACAGGGCTCTGCTCAGATCCTGCTTTACCTGCCCTCAACCTACTCTGGCACAGAGGGAAAGGAACCAGGCCTCCTGGTCATCCTCCCGCAGGAGCACCTCCACCACTGGAAAGCCATCCCAAGCCAATGACCCCAGCACTGACTGGACCAAAGCTGAGCAGCTTACTACCTGCAGCAGCTATCCCTCCTCAGAGGATGAGGAGAAGCCCACCACTGACCCTGTCTTCCAAGTGGGCTACAAGAGTCAGGAGAAGGAAAGTCCAAAGGAAGAATTCAGTGCTGGAGAAACCAAGGAAACTTTTGTGAAAgctcaaactgaaaaaaataactatgaCACCCCAAAATACTTCCTGTCTCCAGCAACTGCTAATAAACTCAAGAGTCAAAAATGTGTGGCCTATAAGTTCCGATTGGTGGTAAAAGCTGATGGGACCCAAGAGGCCAACAATGGCTGTCGCAAGGTGAAAATCATGCCCTGTTCCTTCCCAATGTCCAAGGACCCTTCAACAAAAGGCCTTGATCCCAACCTAAGTCATCAAATGACCAAACGAAAGAGAATGGTCCTGGTCAAagagaggaaagcagcccagacCTTGAGTGCCATTCTCCTGGCCTTCATTATCACATGGACCCCATATAACATCATGGTCCTCGTGTCCACCTTCTGTGACAAGTGTGTCCCTGTCACTCTGTGGCACTTGGGCTATTGGTTGTGCTATGTCAATAGCACTGTCAACCCCATCTGCTACGCCCTCTGCAACAGAACCTTCAGGAAGACCTTTAAGACACTGCTCTTCTGccgatggaaaaagaaaaaactggaagaGAAATTGTACTGGCAGGGGAACAGCAAACTACCCTGA